In Fibrobacter sp. UWH6, the following are encoded in one genomic region:
- a CDS encoding U32 family peptidase produces MMKEQELLMPVGTWEMLEAAVKNGANAVYFGVPHWNARGRTEDFSFEDVKAMIEYARSRGVRSFMAMNVLVFERELQELPEFLSQIIALKPDAFIIQDIGLARLIRAICPEQEIHASTQMTLASAEGVNLVKSIGFNRAVLSRELSAKQIAAVKSGTDLEIEVFVHGALCVSYSGQCLTSENFGGRSANRGQCAQSCRLPYRIFVDGKEFTETDAQYLFSTRDLCALPKLEELAEIGVESLKVEGRLKSPEYVAAVTRAYRKALDNISAATSKRGDLGLESSDLEPLEVLFSRGLTTGWLDGDNHQELVNGTFSNHHGLYLGKVVKVERSSVFVTAEKEWLPRPGDGILFEDYRFGVSLGSRLYGAQIVHNAHSKRGDGMRGMGPLLRLDFGYDFDTRKIGRNMDVFRNDSPTLEKELRKTFTDRNQETKRAVNMELSGAVGEPLTLKVWLAGTTLMQGMDKAAEVQSEQILEQAKNAVDPAALEALARKELGGLSATPYELGSLMVHVAGAPFVPGKVLRNLRQSAIQQLEASSLQWKEMNISAANGKKFLQTISAKFAVAAKKSAAAQDPSASLRSAQDDTQKEFGIVHKVAKPVISVLVRNPEQIAALKGLDIDNVIMDFDWGVKYDEPLQQIRELGFKAGMATLRIHKPGENHYLKKILELCPDFALVRNLGSLSILKDSGIPLVGDYSLNAANSASYEWLLDQGLQTIHPSWDLNSTQLFDLLKNIDGSRLELTLHQYMPAFHSEYCAFARSLTTGRRFPECGKICTQHKVEILDHKGERHFLQSDAECRNTLFVGRPQSALKLMPQLRTSGVNHFRLEMLNEDPETVRRKVLIYTQAIRGKVSIEDAIREAGIQEKYGLSEGQLFNESTWQNRKKCD; encoded by the coding sequence ATGATGAAAGAACAAGAACTTTTGATGCCTGTTGGAACCTGGGAAATGCTGGAAGCCGCCGTCAAGAACGGGGCCAACGCCGTGTATTTCGGGGTTCCCCACTGGAACGCTCGCGGCCGTACCGAAGACTTTTCCTTTGAAGATGTAAAGGCCATGATCGAGTATGCCCGAAGCCGAGGCGTCCGCAGTTTCATGGCCATGAACGTTCTTGTTTTCGAGCGTGAGCTGCAGGAGTTGCCGGAATTCCTGTCCCAGATTATCGCCTTGAAACCCGACGCCTTTATTATCCAGGACATTGGCCTCGCCCGCTTGATTCGCGCAATTTGCCCGGAACAGGAAATCCACGCCAGCACCCAGATGACCCTGGCCAGCGCCGAGGGCGTAAACCTGGTAAAATCCATCGGCTTTAACCGCGCCGTTTTGAGCCGCGAACTTTCGGCCAAGCAGATTGCCGCCGTCAAGAGCGGAACCGACCTTGAAATCGAAGTGTTCGTACACGGAGCCCTTTGCGTCTCCTATTCCGGCCAGTGCCTCACCAGTGAAAACTTCGGCGGAAGATCCGCAAACCGAGGCCAGTGCGCCCAAAGTTGCCGCCTCCCCTACCGCATTTTTGTAGACGGCAAGGAATTCACCGAAACCGACGCCCAGTATTTGTTCAGCACCCGCGATTTGTGCGCCCTCCCCAAGCTTGAGGAACTTGCCGAAATCGGCGTGGAATCCCTGAAGGTGGAAGGCCGTCTGAAGAGCCCGGAATACGTGGCTGCCGTAACGAGAGCCTATAGAAAGGCGTTGGACAACATTTCCGCAGCCACCAGCAAGCGGGGCGATCTCGGTCTGGAAAGTTCAGACTTGGAACCGCTGGAAGTCTTGTTCTCCCGCGGGTTGACTACCGGCTGGCTTGATGGCGACAACCACCAGGAACTGGTGAACGGAACCTTCAGCAATCATCACGGTCTTTATTTAGGTAAAGTCGTCAAGGTAGAGCGTTCATCTGTTTTTGTAACCGCCGAAAAGGAATGGCTCCCCCGCCCCGGCGACGGCATCCTCTTTGAAGATTACCGCTTTGGCGTCTCCCTGGGAAGCCGCCTGTACGGAGCGCAGATTGTACATAACGCCCACAGCAAGCGTGGAGACGGCATGCGTGGCATGGGTCCGCTGCTGCGCCTGGACTTCGGCTACGATTTCGACACACGAAAGATCGGCCGCAACATGGACGTTTTCCGCAACGACTCCCCCACCCTGGAAAAGGAACTGCGCAAGACATTTACCGACCGAAATCAGGAAACCAAGCGTGCGGTGAACATGGAACTTTCCGGTGCGGTGGGCGAACCTCTGACCTTGAAAGTCTGGCTGGCGGGAACCACCCTGATGCAAGGGATGGATAAGGCCGCAGAAGTACAAAGCGAACAGATTTTGGAACAGGCGAAAAATGCAGTCGACCCTGCAGCTCTGGAAGCGCTGGCCCGCAAGGAACTTGGGGGCCTGTCGGCCACGCCCTATGAACTTGGAAGTCTGATGGTCCACGTGGCCGGCGCACCTTTCGTACCCGGAAAGGTGCTGCGCAACCTGCGACAGTCCGCAATTCAACAGCTGGAAGCCTCCTCCCTGCAGTGGAAGGAAATGAATATCAGCGCCGCAAACGGAAAAAAATTCCTGCAGACAATTTCTGCAAAGTTCGCCGTTGCCGCCAAGAAGTCCGCAGCTGCTCAAGATCCATCGGCTTCGCTCCGCTCCGCTCAGGATGACACGCAAAAAGAATTCGGCATCGTCCACAAAGTTGCAAAGCCCGTCATCTCCGTGCTGGTCCGCAACCCGGAACAGATTGCCGCCCTCAAGGGATTAGACATCGACAACGTCATCATGGATTTCGACTGGGGCGTCAAATATGACGAACCCCTCCAGCAGATTCGTGAACTTGGTTTTAAGGCTGGCATGGCCACCCTGCGAATCCACAAGCCCGGCGAAAATCATTACCTGAAAAAGATTCTGGAACTCTGCCCGGATTTCGCCCTTGTCCGCAATCTTGGTTCCCTGTCCATCCTCAAGGATAGCGGGATCCCTCTCGTAGGCGACTACAGCCTGAACGCCGCCAACTCCGCCAGCTACGAATGGCTTCTGGATCAGGGACTGCAGACAATCCACCCCTCCTGGGATCTAAACAGCACCCAGCTTTTCGACCTGCTGAAAAACATCGACGGCAGCCGCCTGGAACTGACCCTTCACCAGTACATGCCCGCCTTCCATTCGGAATATTGCGCTTTCGCCCGCAGCCTTACTACAGGCCGCCGCTTCCCGGAATGCGGAAAAATCTGCACCCAGCACAAGGTGGAAATCCTGGACCACAAGGGAGAACGCCACTTCCTGCAATCCGACGCAGAATGCCGCAACACCCTATTCGTAGGCCGTCCCCAGTCTGCGCTTAAATTGATGCCTCAACTCCGCACCTCCGGCGTAAACCATTTCCGCCTAGAAATGCTCAACGAAGATCCAGAAACTGTCCGACGCAAGGTGCTAATTTACACCCAGGCCATCCGCGGAAAAGTCTCCATCGAAGATGCCATCCGTGAAGCCGGCATTCAGGAAAAGTACGGCCTCAGCGAAGGCCAGCTCTTCAACGAAAGCACCTGGCAGAACCGCAAGAAATGCGATTAA
- a CDS encoding peptide chain release factor 3: MNEEISKRRTFAIVSHPDAGKTTITEKFLWYGNVIREAGHVRAKSNRSYTVSDWMKIEQQRGISVSSSVLNFPFEGCMFNLVDTPGHQDFCEDTYRALTAVDAALVLIDSVNGVEKQTIRLMNVCRMRHTPIITFINKMDLDGRHVLDLLDEIENVLKIKVAPFTLPIGVGKLFKGVYCIADNTFHTFNKEEGEQQLIQMTGPDDPRLVEMCGENWVEQFKEEYEMVTGAMDPFDHEKFLKGEMCPVFFGSAVNNFGVRQLLNAFAQLAPPPMIRDTDKRPVDPGEDAFSAFVFKIQANMDPKHRDRTAFLRICSGSFTRGEKVFHVRTGREIRLAAPTAFLAKDKEVIDNAWAGDIVGINDPGLFRIGDTLTDGEKMSYTGIPDFAPEHFARVTLLNPLKSKQMAKGLAELSEEGATQLYEPMKSAIPVIGVVGELQFDVLKFRLQSEYGADVSLDRVPAHGIRWVSGPEKDVNKFAEEYAMDCMLDKERNLVCLFPNEYRLNLAIKNYENLTFAETSQG, translated from the coding sequence ATGAACGAAGAAATTTCTAAACGCCGCACTTTCGCCATCGTTAGCCATCCTGACGCTGGTAAGACAACCATTACCGAAAAGTTCCTGTGGTACGGCAACGTGATCCGTGAAGCAGGCCATGTTCGTGCCAAGTCCAACCGCAGCTACACGGTTTCTGACTGGATGAAGATCGAACAGCAGCGTGGTATTTCTGTTTCCAGTTCCGTTCTGAATTTCCCCTTCGAAGGTTGCATGTTCAACCTGGTGGATACCCCGGGGCATCAGGACTTCTGCGAAGATACTTACCGCGCCCTGACCGCTGTGGACGCCGCCCTGGTGCTTATCGATAGCGTGAACGGCGTAGAAAAGCAGACCATCCGCCTCATGAACGTGTGTCGCATGCGCCACACTCCGATTATCACCTTCATCAACAAGATGGACCTTGATGGTCGCCATGTGCTGGACCTGCTGGATGAAATCGAAAATGTCCTGAAGATCAAGGTGGCTCCCTTTACTCTGCCCATTGGCGTGGGTAAGCTTTTCAAGGGTGTGTACTGCATCGCCGACAATACCTTCCATACTTTTAACAAGGAAGAAGGGGAGCAGCAGCTTATCCAGATGACTGGTCCCGATGATCCCCGCCTGGTTGAAATGTGCGGCGAGAACTGGGTGGAACAGTTCAAGGAAGAATACGAAATGGTCACTGGCGCTATGGATCCGTTTGACCACGAAAAGTTCCTGAAGGGGGAGATGTGCCCCGTGTTCTTTGGCAGTGCCGTGAACAACTTCGGTGTACGTCAGCTGTTGAACGCCTTTGCTCAGTTGGCTCCTCCTCCCATGATCCGCGATACCGACAAGCGTCCTGTGGATCCGGGTGAAGATGCTTTTAGCGCATTTGTGTTTAAGATCCAGGCTAACATGGACCCCAAGCACCGTGACCGTACCGCATTCCTGCGTATCTGCTCCGGTAGCTTTACCCGTGGCGAAAAGGTTTTCCATGTGCGTACCGGCCGAGAAATCCGTCTGGCTGCTCCTACCGCATTCCTGGCCAAGGACAAGGAAGTCATTGACAATGCCTGGGCAGGCGACATCGTGGGTATTAACGACCCCGGTCTGTTCCGCATCGGCGATACTCTGACCGATGGTGAAAAGATGAGCTACACCGGCATTCCTGACTTCGCTCCGGAACATTTTGCCCGCGTCACCCTCCTGAACCCGCTGAAGTCCAAGCAGATGGCCAAGGGCCTGGCTGAACTTTCTGAAGAAGGTGCTACCCAGCTTTATGAACCTATGAAGTCCGCTATTCCGGTGATCGGTGTGGTGGGTGAACTGCAGTTCGACGTGCTGAAGTTCCGTCTCCAGAGTGAATACGGCGCTGACGTTTCTTTGGATCGCGTACCCGCTCACGGTATCCGCTGGGTCTCCGGCCCCGAAAAGGACGTGAACAAGTTCGCTGAAGAATATGCCATGGACTGCATGCTGGACAAGGAACGCAACTTAGTTTGTCTGTTCCCCAACGAATATCGTCTGAATCTGGCTATCAAGAATTACGAAAACTTGACCTTCGCAGAAACCTCCCAGGGATAG
- a CDS encoding metallophosphoesterase, translated as MLYGICSDIHSNAEAFKAVLQSMEDNGVDRKVCLGDLVGYGADPDECVALARENMDICIIGNHDSVAIKHESSEGFNPYAKQAIEWTQTHLSKESVEYMRSLTYIREENDICFVHASPLSPADWVYVTELEDALDAFDHFSGRYCFVGHTHSPVIVASRPMAIPKILDEYEYTIENTERLLVNVGSVGQPRDRDPRSCWCLLDTETKCVRIIRVDYDIAKTQERMRKQGMANFLIDRLSVGR; from the coding sequence ATGCTTTACGGAATTTGCTCTGATATCCATTCTAACGCCGAAGCTTTCAAGGCTGTGCTCCAGTCCATGGAAGATAATGGTGTAGATCGGAAGGTTTGTCTTGGTGATTTGGTGGGGTACGGCGCAGACCCCGATGAATGTGTAGCCCTGGCTCGTGAAAATATGGACATCTGCATTATCGGTAATCACGATAGTGTCGCCATCAAGCACGAATCCAGCGAAGGCTTTAACCCCTATGCCAAGCAGGCTATCGAATGGACCCAGACCCACCTTTCCAAGGAATCTGTGGAATACATGCGCAGCCTGACCTACATCCGTGAAGAAAACGATATTTGCTTCGTTCACGCATCGCCCCTGAGCCCTGCAGACTGGGTCTATGTGACAGAACTGGAAGATGCTCTGGACGCCTTCGATCATTTTTCTGGCCGCTACTGTTTTGTGGGACATACCCATAGCCCGGTTATCGTGGCAAGCCGCCCCATGGCCATTCCCAAGATTCTGGATGAATACGAATATACCATCGAGAATACGGAACGTCTGCTGGTGAACGTCGGCAGTGTGGGGCAGCCTCGTGACCGCGATCCCCGTTCCTGCTGGTGCCTGCTGGATACCGAAACCAAGTGCGTGCGCATCATCCGCGTGGATTACGACATCGCCAAGACCCAGGAACGCATGCGCAAGCAGGGAATGGCAAACTTCCTGATCGACCGCTTGTCAGTTGGAAGATAG
- the cimA gene encoding citramalate synthase produces the protein MKCFIYDTTLRDGNQDRKISLSLADKIQITRILDSFGIDYIEGGWPNPSNPTDEEYFREVKKLKLKHAKIAAFGSTRRPKILPEKDPLLQALVKSEAPVKTIFGKSWDLHVTEVIHTTLEENLDMIQSSIEFLKEHSKEVIYDAEHFFDGYKANPEYAIETLKAAALGGADFIVLCDTNGGTMPWELEEIFEAVKEHVDVPLGIHVHNDSGLAVANSIYAVKSGASMIQGVINGYGERCGNANLTTIMADLVFKMGVKFFAAKKMAGLRKLFLSVDQIVNLASDVRAPYVGEAAFAHKGGAHIDGVMKVSRSFEHVDPHSIGNDRVFVTSDQAGGSLVVEKLKAIKPGIDKKDPMVAKLLLAIKEKENAGWHFDSAEASFKMLVYRQLGMFTAPFEFMNYRVTEDKTPQGVSVSQASVKLKIGDKISHQVSEGDGPVNALDAALRKALLPFFPYMAKVRLDDFKVRVLGSSVGSDALVRVWTTFGDDKEHWNVAGVSTNIIEASWLALMDGLCYKILKETKKCK, from the coding sequence ATGAAATGCTTTATCTATGACACCACGCTGCGCGACGGCAATCAAGATCGCAAGATTAGTCTCTCTCTGGCCGATAAAATCCAGATTACTCGAATTCTTGACTCTTTCGGTATTGATTACATTGAAGGCGGCTGGCCCAACCCGAGCAACCCCACCGACGAAGAATACTTCCGCGAAGTAAAGAAGCTGAAGCTGAAGCACGCCAAGATCGCTGCTTTCGGTAGCACTCGCCGCCCGAAGATTCTTCCCGAAAAGGATCCGCTGCTCCAGGCATTGGTGAAGTCCGAAGCTCCAGTAAAGACCATCTTCGGTAAGAGCTGGGACCTTCACGTTACAGAAGTCATTCATACTACTCTGGAAGAAAACCTGGACATGATCCAGTCTTCCATCGAATTCCTGAAGGAACATTCCAAGGAAGTTATTTACGACGCCGAACATTTCTTCGACGGTTATAAGGCCAATCCTGAATATGCCATCGAAACTTTGAAGGCTGCCGCTCTCGGTGGTGCAGACTTTATCGTTCTGTGCGATACCAACGGCGGTACCATGCCTTGGGAACTGGAAGAAATTTTTGAAGCCGTCAAGGAACATGTAGACGTACCTCTGGGCATCCATGTTCACAACGACTCCGGCCTTGCTGTGGCTAACAGCATCTACGCCGTGAAGTCCGGCGCATCCATGATTCAGGGTGTCATTAACGGTTACGGCGAACGCTGCGGTAACGCCAACCTCACCACCATCATGGCAGACCTGGTCTTCAAGATGGGCGTGAAGTTCTTTGCCGCCAAGAAGATGGCTGGACTTCGCAAGCTGTTCCTCAGCGTCGACCAGATTGTGAATCTGGCTAGCGATGTCCGCGCTCCGTACGTGGGCGAGGCTGCCTTTGCCCATAAGGGCGGAGCACACATCGACGGCGTCATGAAGGTGTCCCGCAGTTTTGAACATGTGGACCCCCATTCCATCGGTAACGACCGCGTATTCGTCACCAGCGATCAGGCTGGCGGCTCTCTGGTTGTTGAAAAGCTGAAGGCCATCAAGCCGGGCATCGACAAGAAGGATCCCATGGTGGCAAAGCTTTTGCTTGCCATCAAGGAAAAGGAAAACGCCGGCTGGCACTTCGACTCCGCCGAAGCCAGCTTCAAGATGCTGGTGTATCGCCAGCTGGGCATGTTCACCGCACCCTTTGAATTCATGAACTACCGCGTCACCGAAGACAAGACCCCGCAAGGTGTGTCTGTTTCCCAGGCCAGCGTCAAGCTGAAGATTGGAGACAAGATCAGCCATCAGGTGAGCGAAGGCGACGGTCCTGTGAACGCTCTGGATGCAGCGCTGCGTAAGGCATTGCTCCCGTTCTTCCCGTATATGGCCAAGGTCCGCCTGGACGACTTTAAGGTCCGCGTTCTGGGTTCTTCCGTCGGTTCCGACGCACTGGTCCGCGTGTGGACAACCTTCGGTGACGACAAGGAACATTGGAATGTGGCAGGTGTCAGCACCAACATCATCGAAGCCAGCTGGCTTGCCTTGATGGACGGTCTGTGCTACAAGATTTTGAAGGAAACTAAGAAATGCAAATAG
- a CDS encoding peptidylprolyl isomerase, with amino-acid sequence MEIVQDKLKVSIAYTLMERSGKILEEVPASHPFVYIHGYNNIIPGLESALNGRRVGEKFTIDIDANLGYGLFRDDLILEVPKDELKEIGEIWLGMELEMYQDEDIREFQLPETADEFVDGLNLDSDDDNEADGIYTIKEIRKETVIVDGNHPFAGKDLTFDVQVVAVESPSFTELESGFPDKDEFDEQDEFDEFGDDLNNPDNFNRRWR; translated from the coding sequence ATGGAAATTGTTCAAGACAAGCTGAAGGTCAGCATTGCCTACACTTTAATGGAAAGGTCCGGAAAGATTCTGGAAGAAGTGCCGGCATCCCACCCCTTCGTGTACATTCATGGGTACAACAACATTATCCCCGGTCTGGAGAGTGCCTTGAATGGTCGCCGCGTTGGCGAGAAATTCACAATCGACATTGACGCGAATCTCGGCTACGGTCTTTTCCGCGATGACTTGATCCTGGAAGTCCCTAAGGACGAACTGAAAGAAATTGGTGAAATCTGGCTGGGCATGGAACTGGAAATGTATCAGGATGAAGACATCCGTGAGTTCCAGTTACCCGAAACGGCCGACGAATTTGTAGATGGACTGAACCTGGACAGCGACGACGATAACGAAGCTGACGGTATATACACCATCAAGGAAATCCGCAAGGAAACCGTAATCGTAGACGGCAACCACCCCTTTGCCGGTAAGGACCTGACCTTTGACGTGCAGGTCGTTGCCGTAGAATCCCCCAGCTTTACCGAACTGGAATCAGGATTTCCCGATAAGGACGAATTTGACGAACAGGATGAGTTCGACGAATTCGGCGACGATCTTAACAACCCCGATAATTTCAACAGGAGATGGCGATAA
- a CDS encoding GGDEF domain-containing protein gives MNGIFCRILWYCCLVSPTIALGVLFAAFPGVTYWACLQSFLVIFVFAIGHSVLYKFKPESSIIKYIGLVGALVTIYVMSIGHMDISLSYFFVPMTSLLYCKRRTFVTMSILSYLMMLVSNWQISEFEASALANPDAVEWFVTHIDGMTIEFVVMFVSGFFINKAMVKHLKTMYSNEVNINKSEHSAYTDQLTGLWNRRYMERAFDKFMVVQHNSGAMLVVDMDHMKVVNDSYGHLEGDRAIKLFANILQKTFDKSESVTICRFGGDEFVVLLPNVKSMADLTLCISHLISNSDEAFCNDEKLNVINISIGAAFANDLDMNYQALFDRADKALYDVKKSGRNSYQIYTEM, from the coding sequence ATGAATGGCATTTTTTGCCGAATCCTCTGGTATTGCTGCCTTGTTTCTCCGACGATCGCCTTAGGCGTTCTTTTTGCCGCCTTTCCTGGCGTCACTTATTGGGCCTGTCTCCAGTCTTTTTTGGTGATTTTCGTTTTCGCCATCGGCCATTCGGTGCTTTATAAGTTCAAGCCTGAAAGTTCCATTATCAAGTACATTGGACTGGTAGGTGCCTTGGTGACCATCTACGTCATGAGTATTGGCCACATGGACATCTCGCTAAGCTACTTCTTTGTGCCCATGACCAGCCTTCTGTATTGTAAGCGCAGGACTTTCGTCACCATGAGCATCCTCAGCTATTTGATGATGTTGGTCAGCAACTGGCAGATTTCAGAATTCGAGGCCAGCGCCCTTGCTAATCCGGATGCCGTCGAATGGTTTGTTACCCACATTGACGGAATGACCATCGAGTTCGTGGTGATGTTCGTAAGTGGCTTCTTTATTAACAAGGCCATGGTTAAGCACCTGAAGACCATGTACAGTAATGAAGTGAATATCAATAAGAGTGAGCATTCCGCCTACACAGATCAGCTAACTGGATTGTGGAACCGCAGGTACATGGAACGCGCCTTTGACAAGTTCATGGTGGTTCAGCACAATTCCGGAGCCATGCTGGTGGTGGATATGGACCATATGAAGGTGGTGAATGACTCTTATGGACATCTGGAAGGGGATAGGGCCATTAAGTTGTTCGCAAACATCTTGCAGAAGACTTTTGACAAGTCTGAATCCGTGACCATCTGCCGTTTCGGCGGTGATGAATTCGTGGTGCTCTTGCCCAACGTGAAGAGCATGGCCGATTTGACCTTGTGCATCAGCCATCTGATTTCTAATTCCGACGAAGCTTTCTGCAACGACGAAAAATTGAATGTCATCAATATTTCGATAGGGGCGGCCTTTGCAAACGACCTGGATATGAACTATCAGGCCCTATTTGATCGCGCAGACAAGGCCCTTTATGATGTGAAAAAGTCAGGTCGTAACAGCTACCAGATTTACACCGAGATGTAA
- a CDS encoding 23S rRNA (pseudouridine(1915)-N(3))-methyltransferase RlmH, translating into MKWVLAVFGKAGSPFVADEVDKYVKRLRGGAIPLEVVELKESKLDDRNQSLAQEAALFEKKFPKSDFKRIILSEEGKLMDTVKLSDTLRDRFPGNVVFLIGSAYGIDENLKKTADMLLSLSPLTFTHDHARIIFAEQLYRAQMVMQNHPYHHR; encoded by the coding sequence ATGAAATGGGTTCTCGCAGTTTTTGGTAAGGCAGGTTCGCCTTTTGTTGCCGACGAAGTCGACAAGTACGTCAAGCGTCTCCGTGGGGGAGCCATCCCTCTGGAAGTCGTGGAACTCAAGGAATCGAAGCTGGACGACCGAAACCAGTCCCTGGCGCAGGAAGCAGCCCTTTTCGAGAAGAAATTCCCCAAGAGCGATTTCAAGCGGATCATTCTTTCTGAAGAGGGGAAGCTGATGGACACGGTCAAACTATCTGACACGCTCCGTGACCGCTTCCCGGGAAATGTGGTATTTCTGATCGGTTCCGCATACGGTATAGACGAGAATCTGAAGAAAACCGCCGATATGCTGTTGAGCCTGTCTCCTCTGACTTTTACCCACGACCATGCCCGAATCATCTTTGCGGAACAGCTCTACCGGGCCCAGATGGTGATGCAAAATCACCCGTACCACCACAGGTAG
- the hisD gene encoding histidinol dehydrogenase — translation MQIVKATPNSKEIERICGREVAPSREIYNKVVDILADIKKGGYAKAVEYAQKFDGLERKNIRVSEKEIAKSAAKCPADLQKALKQAIKNVRDFHQNQMEESWLMEGKDGVVLGQRIRPMKRVGLYVPGGAGIYPSTVIMNAVPALVAGVQDIVVVTPIKGEINRAVAFVLQQLGITEVYHIGGAQAIGLLAYGAKDAKGKTIVERVDKIVGPGNVFAAVAKKEVFGVVDIDMVAGPSEVLVMADKTADPDFVAADLLSQAEHGSGFEAAICITDDMETAQMISACVDVQVENSPKKELLQKVLDNFGRILVVKDWFDGVAIANKIAPEHLEVMTDEAESMAAQIENAGAVFIGHWSSEPVGDYFAGPNHVLPTNGTGRFFSPLGVYDFLKRMSIIRYSEKAIKKNAKAIAAVAMEEGFYHHAQAVLKRL, via the coding sequence ATGCAAATAGTTAAGGCTACTCCTAATTCTAAGGAAATTGAACGCATTTGCGGTCGTGAAGTTGCTCCCAGCCGCGAAATTTATAACAAGGTTGTAGATATCCTTGCCGACATCAAGAAGGGCGGCTACGCCAAGGCTGTAGAATACGCTCAGAAGTTCGATGGCCTTGAACGCAAGAACATCCGCGTTTCCGAAAAGGAAATTGCAAAGTCTGCCGCCAAGTGCCCTGCCGATTTGCAGAAGGCTCTCAAGCAGGCCATCAAGAACGTTCGCGATTTCCACCAGAACCAGATGGAAGAATCCTGGCTCATGGAAGGTAAGGACGGCGTTGTTCTTGGTCAGCGCATCCGCCCCATGAAGCGCGTGGGCCTTTATGTTCCCGGTGGCGCAGGCATTTACCCCAGCACCGTGATCATGAACGCAGTGCCCGCTCTCGTTGCCGGTGTTCAGGATATCGTTGTGGTGACCCCCATCAAGGGTGAAATCAACCGCGCCGTGGCTTTCGTGCTGCAGCAGTTGGGCATTACCGAAGTCTACCACATCGGTGGCGCTCAGGCTATCGGCCTGTTGGCTTACGGTGCCAAGGACGCCAAGGGCAAGACTATCGTTGAACGCGTCGACAAGATTGTGGGCCCGGGTAACGTTTTCGCCGCCGTCGCCAAGAAGGAAGTCTTCGGTGTCGTAGACATCGACATGGTGGCTGGTCCTTCCGAAGTTCTCGTCATGGCCGACAAGACTGCCGATCCGGACTTCGTTGCCGCAGACCTGCTTTCCCAGGCTGAACACGGTTCCGGTTTCGAAGCTGCCATCTGCATTACCGACGACATGGAAACCGCCCAGATGATTTCTGCTTGCGTAGACGTCCAGGTTGAAAACAGCCCCAAGAAGGAACTGCTCCAAAAGGTGCTGGACAACTTCGGTCGCATCCTGGTGGTAAAGGACTGGTTCGATGGTGTTGCCATTGCAAACAAGATTGCTCCGGAACATCTCGAAGTCATGACCGACGAAGCGGAATCCATGGCTGCCCAGATTGAAAACGCTGGAGCCGTGTTCATTGGTCACTGGTCTTCTGAACCGGTGGGTGACTACTTTGCCGGCCCTAACCATGTGCTGCCTACCAATGGCACTGGTCGCTTCTTCAGCCCTCTCGGCGTATACGACTTCCTGAAGCGTATGTCCATCATCCGCTACAGCGAAAAGGCCATCAAGAAGAACGCCAAGGCAATTGCCGCTGTTGCAATGGAAGAAGGCTTCTACCATCACGCACAGGCTGTGCTGAAGCGCCTTTAG
- the rpiA gene encoding ribose-5-phosphate isomerase RpiA, with the protein MANMDELKKAAGVRAADMIKDGMTVGLGTGSTAAHMVNRLAERIKTEGIKVVGVSTSWSTTLQCRALGIPLKEMGEVSHLDMVIDGADEIDDNRNLIKGRGAAHLLEKIVASMTDNYVIIADSGKKVNQLGTKFAVPLEIIPGAIAVVTERVAKLGGEVKVRMGAPGKDGPVISDSGNLIADAKFAPIADADKLARELEHIVGIVGHGLFVDMATKVILADEEKGLIEF; encoded by the coding sequence ATGGCCAACATGGATGAACTGAAGAAAGCCGCAGGCGTACGCGCCGCTGACATGATCAAGGACGGCATGACCGTCGGTCTTGGCACTGGAAGCACCGCAGCCCACATGGTAAACCGCCTGGCAGAACGCATCAAGACCGAAGGTATCAAGGTGGTTGGCGTTTCTACTAGCTGGAGCACCACCCTGCAGTGCCGCGCTCTGGGCATCCCCCTGAAGGAAATGGGCGAAGTCTCTCACCTGGACATGGTCATTGACGGTGCCGACGAAATCGACGACAACCGCAACCTGATCAAGGGCCGCGGTGCAGCTCACCTGCTTGAAAAGATTGTGGCCTCCATGACCGACAACTACGTGATTATCGCAGACAGCGGCAAGAAGGTGAACCAGCTGGGTACCAAGTTCGCAGTTCCTCTGGAAATCATCCCGGGTGCAATCGCAGTCGTAACCGAACGCGTTGCCAAGCTGGGTGGCGAAGTCAAGGTCCGTATGGGCGCTCCCGGTAAGGACGGTCCGGTGATTAGCGATTCTGGCAACCTCATTGCCGACGCCAAGTTTGCTCCTATTGCTGATGCTGACAAGCTGGCTCGCGAACTGGAACACATCGTCGGTATCGTCGGTCACGGTCTGTTCGTCGACATGGCAACCAAGGTAATCCTCGCCGACGAAGAAAAGGGACTGATCGAATTCTAA